In a single window of the Agrobacterium fabrum str. C58 genome:
- a CDS encoding amino acid ABC transporter permease, with translation MSTFGWPEFLFLLRGAGWSIVLTAIAFSIGSLTGGFFAIMRLSQYGSVRNVAAGYITVIQSIPVLMILFMSYYGLTLFGFEIPPLLAASVSLSVYVSAYLAEIWRGSIQAVPKPQWEASASLALTRFQQYRYVILPQALRLSLPPTVGFLVQLVKNTSIVSVVGFVELSRAGQLVNNATFRPFQVFFVVALLYFAICFPLSRLSRHLERVLHVGRNN, from the coding sequence ATGTCCACATTCGGTTGGCCTGAATTTCTTTTCCTGCTTCGTGGGGCCGGCTGGTCCATCGTCCTGACCGCCATTGCCTTCAGCATCGGCTCGCTGACGGGCGGCTTCTTCGCCATCATGCGGCTTTCGCAATATGGATCGGTCCGCAACGTCGCAGCAGGTTACATCACCGTCATTCAGTCGATACCGGTGCTGATGATCCTGTTCATGTCCTATTACGGGTTGACGCTGTTCGGGTTCGAAATACCGCCGCTGCTCGCCGCATCGGTGTCCCTGTCGGTCTATGTTTCGGCCTATCTGGCGGAAATCTGGCGCGGCTCCATCCAGGCGGTGCCAAAGCCGCAATGGGAGGCCTCGGCCTCGCTGGCGCTCACGCGTTTCCAGCAATATCGCTATGTCATCCTGCCGCAGGCCCTTCGGCTTTCCCTGCCTCCGACGGTGGGGTTCCTTGTCCAGCTCGTCAAGAACACCTCCATCGTATCGGTGGTCGGCTTCGTGGAACTCTCCCGCGCAGGCCAGCTCGTCAACAATGCGACGTTCAGACCCTTCCAGGTGTTTTTCGTCGTCGCTCTTCTTTATTTCGCGATCTGCTTCCCGCTATCGCGCCTCAGCCGCCATCTCGAAAGGGTTCTCCATGTCGGTCGTAACAATTGA
- a CDS encoding amino acid ABC transporter ATP-binding protein: protein MSVVTIDQVHKRYGALEVLKGVSLNVEAGQVVAIIGRSGSGKSTMLRCINGLEEFQSGNITAAGHRVEQDQTKLRQLRKDVGIVFQSYNLFPHLTVGENIMLSPKITQDVARADADVLARKVLAQVGLAEKFDAYPDMLSGGQQQRVAIARSLAMRPKVMLFDEVTSALDPELTGEVLLVMEQLAREGMTMLLVTHEMSFARSVAHVTVFMHQGKIWEMGASKQLFEKPQTPELQAFLSNGVK from the coding sequence ATGTCGGTCGTAACAATTGATCAGGTGCACAAGCGTTATGGCGCCCTCGAAGTTCTGAAGGGTGTATCGCTGAACGTCGAGGCGGGACAGGTCGTCGCCATCATCGGGCGCAGCGGCTCCGGCAAGAGCACGATGCTGCGTTGCATCAACGGTCTCGAAGAGTTTCAGTCCGGCAATATCACCGCCGCGGGACACAGGGTGGAGCAGGACCAGACCAAACTCAGACAGTTGCGCAAGGACGTCGGCATCGTCTTCCAGAGCTATAATCTCTTTCCGCATCTGACCGTCGGCGAAAACATCATGCTGTCTCCGAAGATAACGCAGGATGTCGCCAGGGCTGATGCCGATGTGCTGGCGCGCAAAGTGTTGGCGCAGGTGGGGCTGGCGGAAAAATTCGACGCTTATCCCGACATGCTGTCGGGCGGACAACAGCAACGTGTAGCCATCGCCCGTTCGCTGGCGATGCGGCCGAAAGTCATGCTGTTCGACGAGGTGACATCCGCTCTCGATCCCGAACTGACGGGAGAGGTGCTCCTCGTCATGGAACAGCTGGCGCGGGAAGGCATGACGATGTTGCTGGTGACCCATGAAATGAGCTTTGCCCGCAGCGTCGCACATGTGACCGTCTTCATGCATCAGGGTAAGATCTGGGAAATGGGCGCTTCGAAACAGCTTTTCGAGAAACCACAAACGCCCGAGCTGCAGGCATTCCTCTCCAACGGCGTGAAATAG
- the lexA gene encoding transcriptional repressor LexA — protein sequence MLTRKQQELLLFIHERMKESGVPPSFDEMKDALDLASKSGIHRLITALEERGFIRRLPNRARALEVIKLPEAYTPGARPQRGFSPSVIEGSLGKPKEPEPAPAVKAPANDFAGAATIPVMGRIAAGVPISAIQNNTHDLAVPVDMLGSGEHYALEVKGDSMIEAGIFDGDTVIIRNGNTANPGDIVVALVDDEEATLKRFRRKGASIALEAANPAYETRIFGPDRVKIQGKLVGLIRRYH from the coding sequence ATGCTCACGCGCAAACAGCAGGAACTGCTTCTCTTCATTCATGAAAGAATGAAAGAGTCCGGCGTGCCGCCCTCCTTCGATGAAATGAAGGACGCACTCGATCTTGCTTCCAAATCCGGCATCCACCGGCTGATCACCGCGCTCGAAGAGCGCGGGTTTATTCGCCGGCTACCTAACAGGGCGCGAGCGCTGGAGGTTATCAAACTGCCCGAGGCTTATACGCCGGGCGCAAGGCCGCAACGCGGCTTTTCGCCGAGCGTCATCGAGGGCAGCCTTGGAAAACCGAAGGAGCCGGAACCGGCGCCTGCCGTGAAGGCGCCTGCCAATGATTTCGCCGGAGCTGCCACCATTCCCGTCATGGGTCGTATCGCTGCCGGTGTGCCGATTTCCGCCATCCAGAACAATACCCATGATTTGGCCGTGCCGGTGGACATGCTGGGTTCGGGCGAGCACTACGCGCTTGAGGTCAAAGGCGATTCGATGATCGAGGCCGGGATTTTTGATGGCGATACCGTCATCATCCGCAACGGTAATACCGCCAATCCGGGCGATATCGTCGTGGCGCTGGTGGATGATGAAGAAGCCACGCTGAAGCGCTTCCGCCGCAAGGGTGCGTCCATCGCGTTGGAAGCGGCCAATCCTGCCTACGAGACCCGCATTTTTGGACCGGATCGGGTGAAGATTCAGGGCAAGCTGGTCGGGTTGATACGCCGTTACCATTGA